One genomic region from Desulfurella amilsii encodes:
- a CDS encoding amino acid ABC transporter substrate-binding protein codes for MKKLFVFLMVIVFAMLTTKAFARDSILIGFTTSLTGKLNAESKAQLQGLQMWANNVNKNGGIYVKSLGKKLPVSLKYYDDESNKERVQQLYVRLINNDKVDFLISPYSSDLTATAAIIAQQYGKIIISTGAAADDIFAKGFSVVYQMYTPASRYLTGALDMLKKHDPKAKKVAIIYEQSEFAKAVCDAAKAYAQKNGFNVVMFEAYTPNTTDFSAFLNKMSSSKPDALIGGGHFADGETLAKQVYEQKIPLKLISLIVAPAVPKFKEIGEAALYVTAPSQWEPEVSYSQENAKKLKLSYYGPSVKWFTDTYINTYHQEPGYHAAGGFASALVIQKAIEETGTLDSNKIKQALDRMNIVTFYGQIKFAQGKYHGLQIGHEMVYLQWLKSDNKLVKEIVWPTLAANAKLVFPYSTKFKK; via the coding sequence ATGAAAAAGCTGTTTGTATTTTTGATGGTTATTGTCTTTGCCATGCTTACAACAAAAGCTTTTGCAAGAGACAGTATTTTGATTGGTTTTACAACATCTCTAACAGGCAAACTTAACGCGGAGTCAAAAGCTCAACTGCAAGGTCTTCAAATGTGGGCCAATAATGTTAACAAAAACGGCGGTATTTATGTAAAGTCTTTAGGCAAAAAACTACCTGTTTCACTTAAATATTACGATGATGAAAGTAACAAAGAGCGCGTTCAGCAACTTTATGTAAGGTTAATAAACAATGACAAGGTTGACTTTTTAATTAGCCCATACAGCTCAGACCTAACAGCCACAGCGGCGATTATTGCTCAACAATACGGCAAAATCATTATAAGCACAGGTGCTGCAGCAGACGATATATTTGCTAAAGGTTTTTCTGTGGTATATCAGATGTACACACCTGCTTCAAGATACCTAACAGGCGCTTTAGATATGCTTAAAAAGCACGATCCAAAAGCTAAAAAGGTTGCAATTATTTACGAACAAAGCGAATTTGCAAAAGCAGTTTGCGATGCAGCAAAAGCTTATGCACAAAAAAATGGCTTTAATGTTGTGATGTTTGAAGCCTACACGCCAAACACAACAGACTTTAGCGCATTTTTAAATAAAATGTCTTCATCAAAGCCCGATGCTTTGATTGGTGGAGGTCATTTTGCCGATGGCGAGACACTTGCAAAGCAAGTTTATGAGCAAAAAATCCCACTAAAATTAATATCTCTAATTGTTGCACCTGCCGTACCTAAATTTAAAGAAATAGGTGAAGCTGCACTTTATGTAACTGCTCCTTCCCAGTGGGAACCAGAGGTTAGCTATTCACAAGAAAATGCTAAAAAATTAAAGCTGTCTTACTATGGTCCAAGCGTTAAATGGTTTACAGACACATATATAAACACCTACCACCAAGAGCCAGGCTATCATGCGGCAGGTGGCTTTGCTTCAGCTCTTGTAATACAAAAAGCCATTGAAGAGACAGGTACTTTGGATTCTAATAAGATAAAACAAGCACTTGATAGAATGAACATCGTAACATTCTACGGTCAGATAAAATTTGCCCAAGGTAAATACCATGGTTTGCAAATTGGCCACGAAATGGTTTATCTGCAATGGCTAAAATCTGATAATAAATTAGTAAAAGAAATTG
- the secA gene encoding preprotein translocase subunit SecA: MIGSFLKKMFGTQNERTLKSIEPFVLNINEKEPTYKAMSNEHLKEAYKKLQIDYESGKNLDDLLVDSFAITREVANRTLSMRHFNVQLIGGVVLHQGKIAEMKTGEGKTLVSTLPIALNALTKKNMHLITVNDYLAKRDALWMGPIYKFLGLNVGVIQQENKSYLVEFEDEKTFKTSLVPCERREAYLADVTYGVNSEFGFDYLRDNMAYSKDEWVQRGFYYAIIDEVDSILIDEARTPLIISGPSGTPTKVYYEVDKAISQLTKDDYEVDEKLKTAVLTDKGVEKIQKLLRIENLYDTKNIETIHIVNQSLKAHTLFLKDRDYIVKDAKVIIIDEFTGRMMPDRRYSDGLHQSIEAKEKVKIQEESQTLATITFQNYYRMYEKLCGMTGTADTESREFKEIYNLDVVVIPTNKPMVRVNRQDLIFKTHKEKINAIANEIKARYEKGQPVLIGTTSVEKSEELHKTLTKMRIPHMVLNAKHHEKEAEIIAQAGKKKASTIATNMAGRGVDIKIDDEVAKLGGLFILGTERHESRRVDNQLRGRSGRQGDPGESRFFLSLEDDLLRIFGSERIQVIMDKLGIQEGEAIENKFVTRAVENAQKKVEEYNFDIRKHLLDYDNVANTQRSVIYRQRKEILESESIKDTILDFIDDVISSMVDSYLESLIDLKALKLKFKQIFNLEIELDENENDREKILEQLRNLVLTAYKEKEDILQDQMRELEKNVLLQVLDSAWREHLKNMDALRESIGLRGYGQRDPLVEYKKASFEMFEDMINNLKEDSLSTLFHLKIVFDN, from the coding sequence ATGATAGGTAGTTTTTTGAAAAAAATGTTTGGCACGCAAAATGAAAGAACATTAAAAAGCATTGAGCCATTTGTTTTAAATATCAATGAAAAAGAACCCACATACAAAGCTATGAGTAATGAGCACCTCAAAGAAGCATACAAAAAACTTCAAATTGATTATGAAAGCGGCAAAAATCTGGACGATTTATTGGTAGACTCATTTGCTATTACAAGGGAAGTTGCAAATAGGACTTTGTCTATGAGGCATTTTAATGTGCAGTTGATAGGCGGTGTAGTATTGCATCAGGGCAAAATAGCCGAGATGAAAACAGGCGAGGGCAAAACGCTTGTTTCGACATTGCCTATTGCATTAAATGCGCTAACTAAAAAAAATATGCATTTGATAACCGTAAATGACTACTTAGCAAAAAGAGATGCTTTGTGGATGGGACCTATATATAAATTTTTAGGTCTAAATGTGGGCGTTATACAGCAAGAAAATAAATCGTATTTAGTTGAATTTGAAGATGAAAAAACATTTAAAACGAGCTTAGTGCCTTGCGAAAGAAGGGAAGCTTACTTAGCCGATGTTACGTATGGTGTAAATAGCGAGTTTGGGTTTGATTATTTAAGAGACAATATGGCATATTCAAAAGATGAGTGGGTGCAGCGAGGGTTTTACTATGCTATAATTGACGAAGTGGACTCAATTTTGATAGACGAGGCAAGAACCCCCCTTATAATATCAGGCCCAAGCGGTACACCCACAAAGGTTTACTATGAAGTTGACAAAGCTATTAGTCAGCTTACAAAAGATGATTACGAGGTTGATGAAAAATTAAAAACAGCTGTTCTAACTGACAAAGGTGTAGAAAAAATTCAAAAACTTTTACGCATAGAAAACCTATACGACACCAAAAACATAGAAACCATACACATTGTAAACCAATCATTGAAAGCACATACATTGTTTTTAAAGGACAGAGACTACATAGTAAAAGATGCAAAAGTAATCATAATCGATGAGTTTACAGGCAGAATGATGCCGGATAGACGCTACTCAGATGGGCTGCATCAGAGCATTGAGGCAAAAGAAAAGGTCAAAATTCAGGAAGAATCGCAAACACTTGCCACCATTACATTCCAAAACTACTACAGAATGTATGAAAAACTCTGCGGTATGACAGGGACAGCCGATACTGAAAGCAGAGAATTCAAAGAAATCTATAATTTAGATGTTGTGGTTATTCCTACAAATAAACCAATGGTAAGGGTAAATAGGCAAGATTTAATATTTAAAACACACAAAGAAAAGATTAATGCTATAGCAAATGAAATTAAAGCACGCTACGAAAAAGGTCAGCCCGTACTCATTGGCACAACAAGTGTGGAAAAATCAGAAGAGTTGCACAAGACTCTTACCAAGATGCGTATACCGCATATGGTATTAAACGCAAAACATCATGAGAAGGAAGCAGAAATTATTGCTCAGGCTGGCAAAAAAAAGGCATCAACAATTGCTACAAATATGGCTGGTCGTGGTGTTGATATTAAAATTGATGATGAAGTAGCTAAGCTTGGAGGACTATTTATACTTGGCACAGAGCGTCATGAATCAAGAAGGGTTGACAATCAGCTAAGGGGTAGGTCTGGCAGGCAAGGTGATCCTGGAGAGTCGAGATTCTTCTTATCTTTGGAAGATGATTTGCTGCGAATTTTTGGCTCAGAGCGCATTCAAGTTATAATGGATAAGCTCGGTATACAAGAAGGTGAAGCTATAGAAAATAAATTTGTTACAAGGGCTGTTGAAAATGCCCAGAAGAAAGTTGAAGAATATAACTTTGATATTAGAAAACACCTACTTGATTACGATAATGTAGCTAATACTCAAAGAAGCGTAATTTATAGGCAAAGAAAAGAAATTCTTGAAAGCGAAAGCATTAAAGACACGATTTTAGATTTTATAGATGACGTGATAAGTTCAATGGTGGATAGTTATTTGGAAAGCCTTATTGATTTAAAAGCACTAAAGCTAAAATTTAAGCAAATTTTTAATTTAGAAATTGAGCTTGACGAAAATGAAAATGATAGAGAAAAGATATTGGAACAATTAAGAAACCTTGTTCTTACAGCGTATAAAGAAAAAGAGGATATACTGCAAGATCAGATGAGAGAACTTGAAAAAAACGTATTACTGCAGGTTTTGGATTCTGCATGGAGAGAGCATTTAAAGAACATGGATGCTCTACGAGAGTCCATTGGGCTTAGGGGATATGGACAAAGGGATCCTTTAGTTGAATACAAAAAAGCTTCTTTTGAGATGTTTGAGGATATGATAAACAATCTTAAAGAAGATAGTTTATCAACTCTATTCCATTTAAAAATTGTTTTCGATAATTAA
- a CDS encoding MGMT family protein, which yields MLSDEQKILYNYLRHVSGVITYKELGERLGFHQRKIAYFMKINPFVYVVPCHRVVAKNSIGGYQFSIELKKELLDFEKNF from the coding sequence ATGCTAAGTGATGAACAAAAAATACTGTATAACTACTTAAGGCATGTTAGCGGAGTGATTACTTATAAAGAATTAGGTGAAAGGCTTGGTTTTCACCAAAGAAAAATTGCTTATTTTATGAAAATAAATCCTTTTGTATACGTCGTGCCATGCCATAGGGTTGTTGCAAAAAATTCGATCGGAGGATATCAATTTTCTATTGAGCTTAAAAAAGAGTTATTGGATTTCGAAAAAAATTTTTAA
- a CDS encoding aminotransferase class I/II-fold pyridoxal phosphate-dependent enzyme, giving the protein MELFDKCINFVAYKEIEQAGLYPYFQPISSEQGTEVIINGKKILMLGSNSYLGLTVHPKVKQAAIDAIKKYGTGCAGSRFLNGTLDIHIELEEKLAKFTKKEKAVLFSTGFQANLGAIAGLVGKDDYVIIDKSDHASIVDGTKLSFGEVKRFFHNDMQSLEKVLQSIDINAGKLIVIDGVYSMDGDIANLPEIINLKKRYNARVMVDDAHAFGVIGKNGSGTASHFNLIEKTDIIMGTFSKSFASLGGFIAADTYVIDYLKHFARSLIFSASITPASCAAVLASLEIMQNEPELIGKLWANTNHMRDGLKSVGFDTFQSCTPIIPVLVGDDMKVLQYRKMLFEEGIFVNPVVSPAVPKNKALIRLSLMATHTFDQIDFALEKITKVGKHLGVI; this is encoded by the coding sequence ATGGAATTATTTGATAAATGTATAAATTTTGTAGCTTATAAAGAAATAGAACAAGCTGGTCTTTACCCTTATTTTCAACCAATTTCAAGCGAGCAAGGCACAGAAGTGATTATTAATGGCAAAAAAATATTAATGCTTGGTTCTAATAGTTATTTAGGTTTAACAGTGCATCCAAAGGTAAAACAGGCAGCGATCGACGCAATAAAAAAGTATGGCACAGGGTGTGCCGGCTCTCGTTTTTTAAATGGGACATTGGATATTCATATAGAACTTGAAGAAAAGCTTGCAAAATTTACAAAAAAAGAAAAAGCTGTGCTTTTTTCAACAGGTTTTCAAGCAAATTTAGGTGCTATTGCGGGCCTTGTGGGGAAAGATGATTATGTAATAATTGACAAATCCGATCACGCAAGCATAGTAGATGGTACAAAATTATCATTTGGTGAAGTAAAACGCTTTTTTCACAATGATATGCAATCTTTAGAAAAAGTTCTTCAATCTATCGATATAAATGCAGGTAAACTTATTGTGATTGACGGCGTATACAGTATGGACGGTGATATTGCTAATTTGCCAGAGATTATTAATTTAAAAAAGCGCTACAATGCACGTGTTATGGTAGACGATGCGCACGCATTTGGTGTGATTGGTAAAAATGGCTCTGGTACTGCAAGTCATTTTAATTTAATTGAAAAGACCGATATTATAATGGGCACATTTAGCAAATCATTTGCTTCTTTAGGTGGTTTTATTGCAGCCGATACTTATGTAATAGATTATTTAAAGCACTTTGCGCGTAGTTTAATCTTTTCTGCAAGCATAACACCTGCATCATGTGCTGCAGTGCTTGCAAGCCTTGAGATTATGCAAAATGAGCCAGAACTGATAGGAAAATTATGGGCAAACACAAATCACATGAGAGATGGATTAAAAAGTGTTGGTTTTGATACTTTTCAAAGTTGTACGCCAATAATACCGGTGCTTGTAGGGGATGATATGAAAGTTTTGCAGTACAGAAAAATGCTTTTTGAAGAGGGCATTTTTGTTAATCCCGTAGTTTCTCCTGCTGTGCCTAAAAATAAGGCACTTATACGCTTGAGTTTAATGGCTACACATACATTTGATCAAATTGATTTTGCTTTAGAAAAAATTACAAAAGTAGGAAAGCACCTGGGTGTTATATGA
- the mrdA gene encoding penicillin-binding protein 2, which produces MPRKIDIPVSKNFNTAKNYIKFILLITTLIIIGRLFYLQVINYNLYNEMAKNNCLRLIGIRPARGEILTSDNYIIASNEPSFTLYFTRNIKTDPKEIDLLSKILEKPKEKIEKKIDSISYFSTQVLANNISHNQVFEVLSHKDILKNVDVEIEPKRVYLGNPYIYAPVVGYIQEANEENIKKGAPTGSYVGQMGIEKLFNKQLEGTWGYKEVERNVSGTTVKILGQQNPKKGENIRLTINYKAQQIAYDALGNYKGAVVILRNNGDVLALVSKPSFNSNDFVNGILEQEWQQLEKGDKISLFNRAVQGAYPPGSTIKPFLIFAALQKGIITPDTYLYCPYEIKIGSYTFKDWKAGGFGKINLYTALAGSSDVFMYQIGMKLGMKTIDEYLQKFGFGESVGLFGYESKGIIASPQYKYKIFHTPWYLGDTITSAIGQAYTLFTPLQLAVGFSIIANEGVAYKPRLSYIEPKTLLYDIKNAKKDFEIIKNALELTVSSPIGTAHNAYIPNLTICGKTGTAQVVTSKQLDNLLVQNNWDLNKIRKYLPQAWFASFAPKHNPQIIMVVFLEHGYDSHYAAAVSKKIYEGLLKEHIIEPNK; this is translated from the coding sequence ATGCCAAGAAAGATTGATATTCCCGTATCAAAAAATTTCAATACGGCAAAAAACTACATTAAGTTTATTTTGCTTATAACCACCTTGATTATTATCGGCAGATTATTTTATTTACAGGTTATAAATTATAATCTATACAACGAAATGGCAAAAAATAACTGCCTGCGCCTAATTGGCATAAGGCCAGCCCGTGGTGAAATTTTAACATCTGATAATTATATTATTGCGTCTAACGAGCCTTCATTTACTTTATATTTCACAAGAAATATAAAGACTGACCCAAAAGAAATAGATCTTTTATCTAAGATTCTCGAAAAACCTAAAGAAAAAATTGAGAAAAAAATCGACTCTATCAGCTATTTTTCAACTCAAGTGCTAGCCAACAATATAAGCCATAACCAGGTGTTTGAGGTATTATCTCATAAAGATATACTAAAAAATGTCGATGTTGAAATTGAGCCAAAAAGGGTTTACTTAGGAAACCCATATATCTATGCACCTGTTGTTGGCTATATACAAGAAGCTAATGAAGAAAATATAAAAAAGGGAGCACCTACTGGTTCTTATGTTGGGCAAATGGGTATTGAAAAATTATTTAATAAGCAGCTTGAAGGCACATGGGGTTATAAGGAAGTGGAACGCAATGTGTCTGGTACAACAGTTAAAATACTTGGCCAACAAAATCCTAAAAAAGGTGAAAATATACGTTTAACTATAAATTATAAAGCTCAGCAGATAGCATATGATGCGCTTGGGAACTATAAGGGAGCCGTTGTTATTCTAAGAAACAACGGAGATGTGTTGGCACTTGTAAGCAAGCCTTCTTTTAACTCTAACGATTTTGTGAATGGTATTTTAGAGCAAGAATGGCAACAGCTAGAAAAAGGAGATAAAATATCCTTGTTTAATAGAGCTGTTCAAGGCGCATATCCACCAGGTTCTACAATAAAACCTTTTTTAATTTTTGCAGCCCTACAAAAAGGCATAATAACGCCAGATACCTATCTGTATTGTCCTTACGAAATAAAAATTGGCTCGTATACTTTTAAAGATTGGAAAGCCGGTGGTTTTGGCAAAATTAACTTATACACGGCTTTAGCTGGCTCATCAGATGTCTTTATGTACCAAATAGGCATGAAACTAGGCATGAAAACAATTGACGAATACTTACAGAAATTTGGGTTTGGTGAAAGTGTAGGTTTATTTGGATATGAATCAAAAGGCATTATTGCTTCTCCGCAGTACAAGTACAAAATATTTCACACACCATGGTATTTGGGGGATACTATAACAAGCGCTATAGGGCAAGCTTATACGCTATTTACACCCCTACAACTTGCCGTAGGTTTTTCTATCATAGCAAACGAGGGCGTTGCTTATAAACCACGCTTAAGTTATATAGAGCCCAAAACGCTACTATACGATATAAAAAATGCTAAAAAAGATTTTGAGATAATAAAAAACGCTCTTGAGCTAACCGTATCAAGCCCTATTGGTACAGCACACAACGCATACATACCAAATTTAACTATTTGTGGGAAAACAGGCACAGCACAGGTTGTTACAAGTAAACAACTGGATAATTTGCTCGTACAGAACAATTGGGATCTAAATAAAATCAGAAAATACCTACCTCAAGCATGGTTTGCATCATTTGCACCAAAACATAATCCACAAATTATAATGGTTGTTTTTTTGGAACATGGCTATGACAGCCATTATGCAGCAGCTGTATCAAAAAAGATTTATGAAGGGTTATTAAAAGAGCATATAATAGAGCCAAATAAATAA
- the mreC gene encoding rod shape-determining protein MreC has protein sequence MKKLLVYAILAAILSLVNHYTNFDFFVSRGILYIADPIETSGFYTLDSIANIVKNYIALQNAQTENFRLKSKVNKLTLENKMLQAKLHNLNVLANSHLIKCPFVFKDFSNINYIYIKSNAPAKDILNKTVVSQKLNIVGTVESKVGNLYKVKTVFNSNFVADCFIINNGKYFRGIFKGSLNEPKIEFLNTQSFIQKNNLVVTSGLIGNMPPNINVGTIEKIYEVRGFYKIALVKIDKTFLNDSFVYVVN, from the coding sequence ATGAAAAAACTTCTCGTATATGCTATATTAGCAGCAATTTTATCATTAGTAAACCACTATACAAATTTTGATTTTTTTGTTTCAAGGGGCATTTTATATATAGCAGACCCTATTGAAACTAGCGGATTTTATACTTTAGATTCCATTGCAAATATTGTAAAAAACTATATAGCCTTACAAAATGCACAAACAGAAAATTTCCGCTTAAAAAGCAAAGTAAATAAATTAACACTAGAAAATAAAATGTTACAAGCAAAACTACATAACCTAAATGTCTTGGCCAATTCTCACTTAATTAAATGCCCTTTTGTTTTTAAAGATTTTTCTAACATAAATTATATATATATAAAATCCAATGCTCCAGCAAAAGATATACTAAACAAAACCGTTGTATCTCAAAAACTTAATATAGTTGGAACAGTGGAATCAAAAGTGGGTAATTTATACAAAGTTAAAACTGTATTTAACAGCAATTTCGTAGCAGATTGTTTTATTATAAATAATGGCAAATATTTCAGAGGTATTTTTAAAGGCTCGCTAAATGAACCAAAGATAGAATTTTTAAATACGCAAAGTTTTATACAAAAAAATAATTTAGTGGTAACATCTGGCTTGATAGGTAACATGCCTCCTAACATTAATGTAGGCACAATTGAAAAAATTTATGAGGTAAGAGGCTTTTATAAGATTGCACTTGTTAAAATTGACAAAACTTTTTTAAATGATAGTTTTGTTTATGTGGTAAATTAA
- a CDS encoding rod shape-determining protein, whose translation MTSLFGKLINYFSNDIAIDLGTANTVVYANGKGIILNEPSVVAVKREPNGAEKVLAVGKEAKEMVGRTPGNITAIRPMKDGVIADFEIAERMIRYFIKKSKNSRTIFKPRIIIAVPHGITQVEKKAVKDAANDAGAREVYLIEEPMSAAIGAELPVQEAIGSMIVDIGGGTTEVAVISLGGIVNSVSIKCGGDKLDTAIASYIKKKYSVLIGESSAENIKINYGSAYPQENDSQKISIKGVDLITGIPTSIEITVEEIREATKEPISLIVNAVKEALEQTPPELASDIVDSGIILTGGGSQIKGLDILISKETGLSVKVFDQPLLAVVLGAGKVLENLDFLSEVTIE comes from the coding sequence ATGACTAGTTTGTTTGGTAAACTTATCAATTACTTTTCAAATGATATAGCTATTGATTTAGGAACGGCAAACACAGTTGTATATGCAAATGGCAAAGGCATAATACTAAATGAACCAAGCGTCGTAGCGGTAAAAAGAGAGCCCAACGGCGCAGAAAAAGTGTTAGCAGTTGGAAAAGAAGCAAAAGAAATGGTTGGTAGAACGCCAGGGAATATTACAGCTATAAGACCTATGAAAGATGGTGTAATTGCTGATTTTGAAATAGCAGAGAGAATGATAAGATATTTTATAAAAAAATCAAAAAATTCAAGAACTATTTTTAAACCAAGGATTATAATAGCAGTGCCTCACGGCATTACTCAAGTGGAAAAAAAAGCTGTAAAAGATGCAGCAAACGATGCGGGTGCAAGGGAAGTCTATTTAATTGAAGAACCAATGAGTGCAGCCATTGGCGCAGAGCTTCCTGTACAAGAAGCAATTGGCTCTATGATAGTAGATATTGGTGGTGGCACAACAGAAGTAGCTGTAATATCGCTTGGGGGTATTGTAAACAGTGTGTCTATAAAATGCGGCGGTGATAAGCTGGATACAGCCATAGCAAGTTATATAAAGAAAAAATACTCTGTTTTAATTGGAGAATCAAGCGCAGAAAATATTAAAATAAACTATGGCAGTGCGTACCCACAAGAAAATGACAGTCAAAAAATATCCATTAAAGGCGTTGATTTGATTACCGGTATACCTACTTCAATTGAAATTACTGTAGAGGAAATTCGTGAAGCAACCAAAGAACCTATTTCATTAATTGTTAATGCTGTAAAAGAAGCTCTAGAGCAAACGCCGCCAGAACTTGCAAGTGATATTGTAGATAGTGGCATTATACTAACAGGTGGTGGATCACAAATTAAAGGCTTGGATATTTTAATCTCAAAAGAAACAGGCTTGTCTGTAAAAGTTTTTGACCAACCACTTTTAGCCGTTGTGTTGGGAGCTGGCAAAGTACTTGAAAACCTTGATTTTTTAAGTGAAGTTACTATTGAATGA
- a CDS encoding RelA/SpoT family protein has translation MEYKIEPDIEIAYKDLKKSIRDALIKQKKSNFDFDLIDKAFTFAYEKHKTQKRASKESYIIHPVNTAKIITRLLLDENTIAAALLHDVLEDTQTKEEEIESNFGPDVLKLVKALTKIESLQYKSAEQKQADNFRKLLVSIANDLRVILIKLADRLHNMRTIVYLNEEKRKRIAKETLDIYAPMAHRLGIYWLKSELEDRSFEIIDYKTYNKIKSYLENLLEKKEEYIRFIENSLKEDLLQNNIQCEVNGRIKHIYSIYTKMQRKNVDLDSIYDFVAFRIITETEKDCYNALGVVHKIYKPLLNRFKDYIALPKQNMYQSLHTTVFGPGDVVLEIQIRTQKMHEINEEGLAAHWRYKEGKKFNLNDKMFVWLKKLLENTQNESSQEFLRDMKTDLESGEIYVFTPAGDLKVLPRGATCVDFAYEIHTKIGDMCTGAKVNNKMVPLRHELQSGDIVEILTSPSHKPSRDWLSFVKTSKARNKIKQSVREIEKQEMIVIGKNLLSKELLRHNITLAPYLKSKAFKDSLSSLGLSKEDDLFENIGLKKINPQSLINSLEPQKDTKKREIDTQVKSGFVIAIDGSSNFDIKLAKCCSPVAGDDIIGYISKNGVIMIHRIDCENIARIGYNSERLIKAQWQESKKKVKTILTVYAKDTLGLISKISSAIANLNINITDFKMKKQTDRDIFLLEIEVSNINEINECVSVLSKEPSIIKVERGLKKDFQRGEQND, from the coding sequence TTGGAGTATAAAATAGAACCAGATATTGAGATCGCATATAAAGATTTAAAAAAGAGCATAAGGGACGCTTTAATAAAGCAAAAAAAAAGCAACTTCGATTTTGATCTAATAGATAAAGCTTTTACATTTGCTTATGAAAAACATAAAACACAAAAACGTGCATCTAAAGAAAGCTATATTATCCACCCCGTTAACACAGCAAAGATTATAACGAGATTGCTTTTGGATGAAAATACAATAGCCGCTGCGCTTTTGCATGATGTTTTGGAAGACACACAAACGAAAGAAGAGGAAATAGAAAGCAATTTTGGTCCCGATGTATTAAAGCTTGTAAAAGCACTTACAAAAATTGAGTCTTTGCAGTATAAAAGTGCAGAGCAAAAACAAGCAGATAACTTTAGAAAACTTCTAGTTTCAATAGCAAATGATCTTAGAGTCATCCTTATAAAATTAGCCGACAGGCTTCATAATATGCGCACTATTGTCTATTTAAACGAAGAAAAAAGAAAAAGAATAGCGAAAGAAACGCTAGATATCTATGCGCCAATGGCTCACAGACTGGGTATATACTGGCTAAAAAGTGAGCTTGAAGATAGAAGCTTTGAGATCATTGACTACAAAACCTACAATAAAATAAAATCTTATCTAGAAAACCTTTTAGAAAAAAAAGAAGAATATATAAGATTTATAGAAAATTCTTTAAAAGAAGATTTATTACAAAACAACATTCAGTGCGAAGTTAATGGCCGCATAAAGCATATATACAGTATATATACAAAAATGCAGAGAAAAAATGTTGACCTTGATAGTATTTATGACTTTGTAGCTTTTAGAATTATTACAGAAACAGAGAAAGACTGCTACAATGCGCTAGGTGTGGTACATAAAATATACAAACCTCTGCTAAATCGCTTTAAAGATTATATTGCACTGCCAAAGCAAAATATGTACCAATCGCTACATACAACCGTATTTGGGCCAGGAGATGTTGTGCTTGAAATTCAAATTAGAACACAAAAAATGCATGAAATAAACGAAGAGGGTCTTGCAGCTCACTGGCGCTATAAAGAAGGTAAAAAGTTCAATTTGAATGACAAAATGTTTGTATGGCTTAAAAAACTACTTGAAAATACACAAAACGAAAGTTCTCAAGAATTTTTAAGGGATATGAAAACAGACCTAGAGAGTGGAGAAATATACGTTTTTACACCTGCTGGAGATTTAAAAGTACTGCCAAGAGGTGCAACTTGCGTTGACTTTGCATATGAAATTCATACAAAAATTGGTGATATGTGCACAGGCGCAAAAGTAAACAATAAAATGGTGCCCTTAAGGCATGAATTGCAAAGCGGTGATATAGTAGAAATATTAACAAGTCCTTCTCATAAACCATCAAGGGATTGGCTTTCTTTTGTAAAAACATCTAAGGCTAGAAATAAAATTAAGCAAAGTGTAAGAGAAATAGAAAAACAAGAAATGATTGTCATAGGTAAAAACTTATTATCAAAAGAATTACTCAGACACAATATCACGCTTGCCCCTTATCTTAAATCTAAAGCTTTTAAAGATAGCCTTTCTAGTTTGGGTTTGTCGAAAGAAGATGATTTGTTTGAAAATATAGGGCTTAAAAAAATAAATCCTCAAAGTCTTATAAACTCATTAGAGCCTCAAAAAGATACAAAGAAAAGAGAAATTGACACTCAAGTAAAATCTGGGTTCGTTATTGCTATTGACGGAAGCAGCAACTTTGATATAAAATTAGCAAAGTGCTGTAGCCCTGTTGCTGGAGATGATATTATTGGCTATATTTCAAAAAATGGTGTTATTATGATACATAGGATTGATTGTGAAAATATTGCAAGGATTGGCTATAATTCAGAGCGCCTCATTAAAGCTCAGTGGCAAGAATCAAAAAAGAAAGTTAAAACTATTCTTACCGTGTATGCAAAAGATACACTTGGTTTGATATCAAAGATTTCGTCTGCAATAGCAAATTTAAATATAAATATAACGGATTTTAAAATGAAAAAACAAACAGATCGAGATATTTTTTTGCTTGAAATAGAAGTATCAAACATCAATGAAATAAATGAGTGCGTAAGCGTTTTATCCAAAGAACCCAGCATTATAAAAGTTGAACGTGGTCTAAAAAAAGATTTTCAAAGAGGAGAACAAAATGACTAG